TAAGGTTTTTACATACTCTCCGCTCAGCGTATAACTACGGTTATAATGAGTATTCCGGTAATAAGCGGGATTATCCCGCTTGAGAATGAAATCATCGTCATGTCCCCGCCCGCCTATGCGGACACGGATCATTGTATGATCATCCAGAGCCCGCCGTGCATGCACTCCCGCCTGGAAAGTACTCACTTCTTCATATGAAGGATAGAGTCCGTAGAATCCCTGCGCTCCGAACTCCTTGTTCAGCGCTCCGCCGTTCCATCGAATATCCCATCCGCCTGCATTCAGAATACCCGACAAGGTGGCGCAAGCAGAGCGGAGATCTGTTCCTTCACGGTATCCGCTGGAGCGTTTCCAGCGAAAATCTGCGGCCATCCGCGCTTTTTCCGTCCCCGCCGAAAGTGAGCCGCCAGCGTTTATTGTGCCGAAAGAGCCGAGAGAACCCCCCCCGTTTTCTCCGGCGGCATCCGAAGTCACAATATTTATAACACCCCCGGAAGCAGAGGCGCCATAGAGAGTGGAGCCTCCGCCCGAGAGGACTTCCACTCTTTCGATCCGTGAAATATCGACCGGGATATCCAGGGTAAAGTGCCCTGTCTGGGGATCGCGAATCGGGATTCCGTTCATCAGGAAAAGCACCCCCTCCATGGAAGATCCCCTGATGGAAATATCCGCCTGGCTTCCGGTCGTCCCCCGCTCGGTGAGGTGTATTGCGGAGAGGGATTCGAGAATTTCCGGAAGGGAGCTGACCTGCATCTCTTTCAGGTCGTTCTTTGTGAACACGGTGGTCGAGGCGGCGGGTGAATCGAGAAAGCGGCCTGAACCCTGCGCGGTTACTACCACTTCCTCCAGCACAGGGAGTTCCTGTGCGTCTGCCAGCCTGTCTTGACCGGGTGTCAGGATAATGAGGAGTGATAAGATAGAAACGGCAAGGTGCAGAGGAAAGTTCGGAGCGGCGGGTTTCAAACCCACCCGGTTTTTATACATGAAGACTGATTTCATTGTGTACCTGTCTGTTGGAATTGATGCAAAACGGTTTTATCGTTCCCGCGAAGCGGCAACAAGTTCGGCATGATACGTGCACTTCGACAAGCTCAGTGCTCGGTCAGCGGACTCTGAGCCTGTCGAAGAGTCCGCTACATCCTGAACTCGTTTCAGGATCTGAACCCTATATGCCTCCTGGCATTCCCTCCGACGATGTTCACCATGTCATCACGGGAGATATCGGACAGGAAGACTCTGCCGATCTGGGGGCGCGGATCGATGAAAGGATTATCGGTGC
The sequence above is drawn from the Candidatus Latescibacter sp. genome and encodes:
- a CDS encoding TonB-dependent receptor; the protein is MKSVFMYKNRVGLKPAAPNFPLHLAVSILSLLIILTPGQDRLADAQELPVLEEVVVTAQGSGRFLDSPAASTTVFTKNDLKEMQVSSLPEILESLSAIHLTERGTTGSQADISIRGSSMEGVLFLMNGIPIRDPQTGHFTLDIPVDISRIERVEVLSGGGSTLYGASASGGVINIVTSDAAGENGGGSLGSFGTINAGGSLSAGTEKARMAADFRWKRSSGYREGTDLRSACATLSGILNAGGWDIRWNGGALNKEFGAQGFYGLYPSYEEVSTFQAGVHARRALDDHTMIRVRIGGRGHDDDFILKRDNPAYYRNTHYNRSYTLSGEYVKTLPDDRSLLMGLETEAIGITSGKLGNHANYSQALYGEFLEKLGRMSASATLRYDHGYRGEQVLSPGLGLIVPFGDGFRGRFRLERSFRSPTYTELYYSDPANRGNPDLQSEKSVSVETGIDRKKGIYETGVSLFAVQTTEVIDWARNPGEKVWLAVNHGRLLTAGVEGKFRAPLIGGWKCLSNFTLLHQWVQNRMGQESKYILNPAETAVSVTLYGPLAGGVTGALAAWYENMVEGGSRAPVSLRLSRKFGSVNMKFSANNIANEYYEVIPGLPAPGRWFNLEVEYIR